One Paraburkholderia agricolaris genomic region harbors:
- a CDS encoding enoyl-CoA hydratase-related protein, with product MQFEEIIYHEEGPIGFITLNRPHDGNMFTARMCHEIRDCINEIRRETRTRVIVLTGAGDKFFCTGGRKDGMEDSLLYAGVLPTLEMYESIDRLQKPVIASVNGYAVGGGNVLQMVCDITIAKESAVFRQVGPIVGSFDAGYGTWYLEDLVGKKRAKEMWYRNPKLSAREALEWGLINQVVPDAELPDATRKFALEIAERGAFALASIKAAFNARHGGVSGLSRMAHDLLLRGYLETDEHTELAAAFAERRSPDADRFGH from the coding sequence ATGCAGTTCGAGGAAATCATTTATCACGAAGAGGGGCCCATCGGTTTCATCACGCTGAACCGTCCTCACGACGGCAACATGTTCACAGCTCGCATGTGCCATGAAATTCGTGACTGCATCAACGAGATCCGGCGCGAAACGCGTACCCGCGTGATCGTGCTAACCGGCGCCGGCGACAAGTTCTTCTGCACCGGCGGCCGAAAGGACGGCATGGAAGATTCCCTCCTCTACGCCGGCGTACTGCCGACGCTCGAAATGTACGAAAGCATCGACAGGCTGCAAAAGCCGGTGATCGCGTCCGTCAACGGATATGCCGTCGGCGGCGGAAACGTCCTGCAAATGGTATGCGACATCACGATCGCAAAGGAGAGCGCAGTCTTCCGTCAGGTCGGCCCCATAGTCGGTAGCTTCGACGCCGGCTACGGCACGTGGTACCTGGAAGACCTCGTGGGGAAAAAGCGCGCCAAGGAGATGTGGTATCGCAACCCCAAGCTAAGCGCTCGCGAGGCGCTGGAGTGGGGGCTCATCAACCAGGTGGTGCCCGACGCCGAGTTGCCGGACGCCACGCGCAAGTTTGCATTGGAAATCGCGGAACGCGGGGCATTTGCGCTGGCATCGATCAAGGCCGCATTCAACGCGAGACACGGCGGCGTATCCGGTCTGTCACGGATGGCACACGATCTCCTGCTACGCGGCTACCTTGAGACCGACGAACACACTGAACTCGCAGCGGCTTTCGCCGAACGCCGCAGCCCCGACGCCGATCGTTTCGGTCACTGA
- a CDS encoding 3-hydroxyacyl-CoA dehydrogenase: MREEIQRVGVVGAGAMGRGIAQVCALAGCSVQLFDANQDAVSSATGFVREDLMSAVARGKLSQADANAALQRVATARTLEDLAGCDMVVEAIVERLDVKQQLLCALEAAVGPECVLATNTSSLSVTAIAGACVNPGRVAGWHFFNPVPRMKLVEVIQAPRTDAEAVRLLANLSERIGHRAIVVSDSPGFVVNHAGRAFVTEGLKLLAERAAEHHVLDAILRSCAGFRMGPFELLDLTGLDVSVPVMESIHSQFYGDDRYRPVTLARTRLLAGLLGRKTGQGFYAYDGKGAKVESARAPLTGTLEPAVWWPATGDEALPESVVALLSTCRRVETPHEADVLLLAPLKRDMSATVAELQLDAAKAVGIDPVFGSANGVTLMVCPGTTATTVDAARSIFAMQSIKSFVVTDSPGFVAPRVVACIVNLACEMAQQGIASPQDIDAAVRIGLGYPAGPFEWGDRLDPKRVLAILEGLYATFGDQRYRPSPWLVRRAKLSMSLLTPDRSF; this comes from the coding sequence TTGAGAGAGGAAATACAGAGAGTCGGAGTGGTGGGTGCGGGTGCGATGGGTCGAGGCATTGCGCAGGTCTGTGCGTTGGCCGGCTGTAGCGTCCAGCTATTCGACGCCAACCAGGATGCTGTGTCCAGCGCGACAGGTTTCGTGCGGGAAGACCTGATGAGCGCCGTTGCGCGAGGCAAGCTCTCTCAGGCTGACGCGAACGCAGCACTGCAAAGGGTGGCGACGGCCCGCACTCTTGAAGATCTGGCAGGTTGCGATATGGTGGTCGAAGCCATTGTCGAGCGGCTCGATGTCAAACAGCAACTGCTGTGTGCACTGGAAGCCGCAGTCGGACCCGAGTGCGTGCTCGCGACCAATACATCTTCACTCAGTGTCACCGCAATTGCGGGGGCGTGTGTGAATCCAGGAAGAGTGGCCGGCTGGCATTTCTTTAATCCAGTGCCACGTATGAAGCTGGTAGAGGTGATTCAGGCGCCGCGTACGGACGCCGAAGCGGTGCGTCTGCTCGCGAATCTGTCTGAGAGGATCGGTCATCGCGCGATCGTGGTGTCGGATTCTCCAGGATTCGTCGTCAATCACGCTGGGCGCGCCTTCGTGACTGAAGGCCTCAAGCTTCTCGCCGAGCGTGCTGCGGAACATCATGTTCTCGATGCGATTCTTCGATCATGTGCGGGATTTCGCATGGGGCCATTCGAGTTGCTGGATCTGACCGGGCTGGATGTGTCGGTTCCGGTGATGGAGTCGATTCATTCCCAGTTCTACGGCGACGATCGCTATCGGCCTGTCACGCTCGCACGCACGCGTCTGCTTGCCGGATTGCTTGGCCGCAAGACCGGGCAGGGCTTCTATGCATATGACGGGAAGGGCGCGAAGGTAGAGTCAGCCCGGGCACCCTTGACCGGCACGCTCGAGCCCGCGGTGTGGTGGCCGGCAACCGGTGATGAGGCGCTTCCTGAGTCCGTCGTTGCGCTATTGAGCACCTGCCGGCGCGTCGAAACCCCGCACGAAGCCGACGTTTTATTGCTTGCGCCGCTCAAGCGGGATATGTCTGCGACGGTGGCGGAGCTGCAACTGGACGCGGCGAAAGCCGTCGGAATCGATCCCGTGTTCGGTAGCGCCAACGGCGTGACGCTGATGGTTTGTCCGGGTACGACCGCCACGACCGTCGATGCGGCACGCTCGATATTCGCGATGCAATCTATCAAAAGTTTTGTGGTTACGGACTCGCCTGGATTCGTCGCGCCACGTGTCGTAGCGTGCATCGTCAACCTCGCCTGTGAGATGGCTCAGCAGGGTATCGCATCGCCGCAAGATATTGATGCGGCAGTACGAATTGGTCTCGGCTATCCGGCCGGGCCATTTGAGTGGGGCGATCGTCTCGATCCGAAGCGTGTGCTGGCGATTCTCGAGGGGTTGTACGCGACGTTTGGAGACCAACGCTACCGCCCATCGCCCTGGCTGGTGCGTCGGGCGAAGCTCTCGATGTCTCTTCTTACGCCTGATCGTTCGTTCTAG
- the leuC gene encoding 3-isopropylmalate dehydratase large subunit, with product MSKTLYEKIWEAHSILEGEDGQTLLHVGRHIVQDGSNHAFDALHQRNLRVRRPDQMFATPDHGVSSRSRDVEAIADPDQRRAVQALSMNSREFGIVHFGLDDPRQGIVHVVGPEQGISQPGMLLVCGDSHTSTHGALGALAFGLGASDVFHVLATQTIWQRRAKTLRVSVEGALPAGVTAKDLILAIIARLGANGAAGYVIEYAGPVLRAMSIEERLTVCNMSIEAGARAGMVAPDDTTYAYLAGRPFAPNGAKWDKALAWWRTLPSDQDAVFDKEISLDANALAPMVTWGNSPEDALPVDGRVPDPLDESDLERRAYQLRTLDYMGLLPGMALSDIRIDQVFIGSCTNARIEDLRAASKIVKGGRAVVPALVVPGSTQVKLAAEAEGLDRIFRDAGFEWGESGCSMCVAMNGDRVAQGKRCASTSNRNFIGRQGTGSRTHLVSPPMAAAAALTGRITDVRKFEV from the coding sequence ATGAGTAAGACCTTGTACGAAAAGATATGGGAGGCACACAGCATTCTGGAAGGAGAAGATGGACAGACGCTGTTGCACGTCGGACGTCATATCGTTCAGGACGGGTCCAATCATGCATTCGACGCGCTGCATCAGCGCAATTTGCGCGTGCGTAGACCGGACCAGATGTTCGCCACGCCTGACCACGGCGTTTCCTCCAGAAGCCGCGATGTGGAAGCCATCGCAGATCCCGATCAAAGACGTGCGGTACAAGCGTTGTCAATGAACTCAAGGGAGTTCGGCATCGTCCATTTCGGGCTCGATGATCCGCGCCAGGGGATCGTGCATGTCGTAGGACCGGAGCAAGGCATTTCCCAACCGGGGATGCTGCTTGTTTGCGGAGATTCGCACACTTCGACACATGGCGCACTGGGTGCACTGGCCTTCGGGCTCGGCGCAAGCGACGTCTTTCATGTCCTCGCCACCCAGACCATCTGGCAACGGCGCGCGAAGACTTTGAGGGTTTCGGTCGAGGGCGCATTACCCGCAGGCGTCACGGCCAAAGATTTGATATTGGCCATCATCGCGAGGCTCGGTGCAAACGGCGCCGCCGGATACGTCATCGAGTACGCCGGTCCGGTTCTGCGAGCGATGTCGATAGAAGAACGGCTGACGGTTTGCAACATGTCGATTGAAGCGGGGGCGCGGGCCGGCATGGTCGCGCCGGACGACACCACGTACGCCTATCTCGCGGGCCGTCCGTTTGCGCCCAATGGTGCGAAGTGGGACAAGGCACTCGCCTGGTGGCGCACGTTGCCATCCGACCAGGACGCCGTGTTCGACAAAGAGATCTCGCTCGACGCCAACGCGCTCGCGCCGATGGTGACCTGGGGCAACAGCCCCGAAGATGCACTGCCGGTCGACGGCCGGGTGCCCGATCCGTTGGACGAGTCCGACCTTGAGCGGCGCGCTTATCAACTGCGAACGCTCGACTACATGGGACTTTTACCGGGGATGGCGCTCTCCGATATCCGGATCGATCAGGTCTTCATCGGCTCGTGCACCAACGCGCGAATCGAGGACCTGCGGGCCGCATCGAAAATCGTCAAGGGGGGCCGCGCAGTTGTGCCGGCACTCGTCGTGCCAGGGTCAACTCAGGTGAAGCTCGCGGCAGAGGCCGAGGGTCTCGACCGCATCTTCCGCGACGCAGGGTTCGAGTGGGGCGAATCAGGATGCTCGATGTGCGTCGCGATGAATGGCGATCGGGTTGCGCAAGGCAAGCGTTGCGCGTCGACGTCGAATCGAAATTTCATTGGACGTCAGGGCACGGGGAGCCGCACGCATCTTGTCAGCCCACCGATGGCGGCGGCCGCCGCCCTGACAGGGCGCATCACCGATGTGCGCAAGTTCGAGGTCTGA
- a CDS encoding MFS transporter: MNSNAGRIEEAAELVDSDNHLFRKITTRIVPVLWLVYFFNYLDRTNVAYAHLRMKDDLGFSDPVFGLGASLIFFGLIAFEIPSNIVLARIGLRKTLFRIMILWGLCSAAMSLVMTPTEFYILRFMIGVFEAGLVPGALYYITLWYPTQRRGQPCAMFYTAPSCAGIVSGPLAAGFMTYLNGVGNFKGWQWLFIMEGLPCLVLAFVAYRVLADSPDKATWLTRDERRRVQNLIQDSNVAHHTLDRQDFLTVARDPRLWVLGLTGFLMLIPQFGLTFWQPTLLKGMGLTVMEVGIYSALPAICGVVTSVLVAKHSDATGERCWHYIGSALTAAVGLLLTTFFPSNTLLTLLCLCLTWAGFVSAYAMLWTFPGRIFSGRVAATGLAIVTVIHGSAGIVGPYGLALIKTATGGFTISLYTGSVLLVASTLIFYPFFSRRSTLQLEQAR, encoded by the coding sequence ATGAACAGCAATGCAGGCCGGATCGAAGAAGCTGCCGAACTGGTGGATTCGGACAATCATCTATTCCGCAAGATAACGACCCGTATCGTTCCAGTCCTCTGGCTCGTCTATTTCTTCAACTATCTCGACCGCACGAACGTCGCGTACGCGCATTTGCGCATGAAGGATGATCTGGGCTTCAGCGATCCCGTCTTCGGTCTGGGTGCCAGCCTTATTTTCTTCGGGCTGATTGCGTTCGAGATCCCCAGCAACATCGTTCTGGCTCGCATTGGTCTCAGGAAGACGTTATTCCGCATCATGATTCTGTGGGGCCTGTGCAGCGCCGCGATGAGTCTTGTAATGACACCTACGGAGTTTTACATTCTCCGTTTCATGATCGGCGTATTCGAGGCGGGCCTGGTGCCAGGGGCGCTTTACTACATCACGCTGTGGTATCCCACCCAGCGACGGGGCCAACCCTGTGCGATGTTTTATACCGCGCCGAGCTGCGCAGGGATCGTGTCGGGGCCGCTTGCCGCTGGATTCATGACGTATCTTAACGGTGTCGGCAACTTCAAAGGGTGGCAATGGCTTTTCATCATGGAGGGCCTGCCATGCCTCGTTCTCGCTTTCGTGGCGTATCGCGTTCTAGCCGATAGCCCGGATAAAGCAACCTGGCTGACTCGGGACGAACGCCGCCGCGTACAAAATCTCATCCAGGATAGCAATGTCGCGCATCACACGCTCGACCGGCAGGATTTCCTCACCGTCGCGCGTGACCCGCGTCTCTGGGTGCTTGGCCTCACGGGCTTTCTGATGCTCATTCCCCAGTTCGGTCTGACCTTCTGGCAGCCAACTCTGCTGAAGGGGATGGGTCTCACGGTCATGGAGGTCGGGATTTATTCGGCATTGCCCGCTATCTGCGGCGTGGTGACCTCAGTGCTGGTGGCGAAGCACTCAGACGCGACTGGCGAGCGTTGCTGGCATTACATCGGCTCCGCGCTCACGGCGGCCGTGGGATTGCTGCTCACGACGTTCTTCCCGTCGAACACACTCCTGACGTTGCTATGCCTATGCCTGACCTGGGCGGGTTTTGTGAGCGCTTACGCGATGCTCTGGACATTTCCCGGACGTATCTTCAGCGGCCGGGTGGCTGCCACCGGGCTCGCGATCGTCACGGTCATTCACGGCAGCGCCGGGATCGTCGGGCCCTATGGCCTCGCATTGATCAAGACAGCGACCGGCGGATTCACCATCAGCCTCTACACCGGCAGCGTGCTGCTGGTTGCTTCGACGTTGATCTTTTATCCGTTCTTTTCTCGCAGATCGACGCTTCAACTTGAACAGGCTCGATAA
- a CDS encoding carboxymuconolactone decarboxylase family protein — protein sequence MPFFKSLPDEAGPPSIFTKYPDIYGPWSTMSEAMMNGPSPLSQAERELILAYAAGVAGCDFVYVAHSEVAYERGIENGLIERLINDPDSAPLEPRLKPLLAFVRKLSLTPGQISQADADSVFAAGWDEHALHDAIAITGRAAFMQRLVQGYGFIPMTREHAVKRAKKRIEHGYVNLYSAFRGSK from the coding sequence ATGCCATTCTTTAAATCGCTGCCCGACGAAGCGGGTCCTCCCAGCATATTCACGAAGTATCCGGATATCTACGGCCCCTGGTCGACGATGAGCGAGGCAATGATGAACGGCCCTTCGCCGCTCAGTCAGGCCGAACGGGAACTGATCCTGGCGTATGCGGCCGGCGTCGCGGGTTGCGACTTCGTTTATGTGGCGCATTCGGAAGTCGCGTATGAACGCGGTATCGAAAACGGTCTGATCGAACGCCTGATCAACGATCCCGACTCCGCTCCGCTCGAACCACGCCTGAAGCCGCTGCTGGCTTTCGTTCGCAAGCTGAGTCTGACGCCGGGGCAGATATCTCAGGCGGACGCGGATTCGGTGTTCGCTGCAGGTTGGGACGAACACGCGCTTCACGACGCGATTGCGATAACTGGGCGCGCCGCCTTCATGCAACGGCTCGTTCAAGGGTACGGCTTTATACCGATGACTCGCGAGCATGCTGTGAAACGAGCCAAAAAGCGGATCGAGCACGGCTACGTCAATCTCTACAGTGCGTTCCGCGGGTCGAAGTAA
- a CDS encoding SDR family oxidoreductase, with translation MFTNDTLKGRVALITGGGSGIGLEIATAYAKLGASLMLIGRNEERVQAAAQAITEAGGIAVARKTDVRNYDEVKATVEATVEKFGSLDILVNNAAGNFVCPTAELSPRGWSTVIDIDLNGTFHGCHAAYPHLRQSKHGGSIISIITMLGVTGWPQAAHAAAAKGGILSLSRTLAVEWGGDGIRVNTISPGPIGDTEGVQRMYIEGGRGELEAKKTALGRFGKKEDIANAAVYLASSLGSYVTGENLIVDGGRWLKYVAA, from the coding sequence ATGTTCACGAATGACACACTGAAGGGGCGCGTGGCGCTGATCACGGGAGGCGGCAGCGGCATCGGCCTGGAGATCGCCACGGCGTATGCGAAGCTGGGCGCTTCGTTGATGCTTATTGGTCGAAATGAGGAGCGTGTTCAGGCCGCGGCGCAAGCGATCACCGAAGCAGGCGGCATCGCGGTCGCCCGCAAAACAGACGTGCGCAATTACGACGAGGTCAAGGCGACCGTCGAGGCGACAGTGGAGAAGTTCGGATCGCTCGATATTCTGGTGAACAATGCCGCGGGTAACTTCGTTTGCCCCACTGCGGAACTGTCGCCGCGAGGCTGGAGCACCGTGATCGACATCGATCTGAACGGCACCTTCCACGGCTGCCATGCGGCGTACCCGCATCTCAGGCAATCGAAACATGGTGGCTCGATTATCAGCATCATCACGATGCTCGGGGTCACCGGCTGGCCGCAGGCTGCCCACGCCGCTGCAGCGAAAGGAGGCATCCTCTCGCTTTCGCGAACACTGGCGGTGGAGTGGGGTGGCGACGGCATACGTGTGAATACCATCTCGCCGGGTCCGATCGGCGACACGGAAGGTGTGCAGCGCATGTACATCGAAGGGGGCCGTGGCGAGCTCGAAGCGAAGAAAACGGCGCTTGGGCGCTTCGGCAAGAAAGAAGACATTGCGAATGCGGCCGTTTATCTGGCGTCGAGCCTGGGATCGTATGTGACCGGCGAGAACCTGATCGTGGACGGCGGCAGGTGGTTGAAGTACGTAGCCGCCTAA
- a CDS encoding enoyl-CoA hydratase/isomerase family protein, producing the protein MTKQLVSTTTEGSVLVIKLCSPENRNSLTSELREQLGDAIERAEGDRAVRSVFLTADGPTFCSGGDLKMLKTACDPWPVHRRFRNLSRWLTPLITLDKPVVVGVRGAAVGGGMGLALTGDMLIAGEGARFITGFFRIGALPDIGTMYHLPRLIGMARAKNLLFSGATISAQEALDLGLVAKVVPDDEVEAAGLAEAARLAEGPAEVMGLAKTLMARSFETSLHDMFAFEGLGQALAMSSPEFREGLDAALESRRPDFVHAGAEK; encoded by the coding sequence GTGACAAAACAACTGGTGAGCACAACGACCGAAGGTTCAGTGCTCGTGATCAAGCTGTGCAGCCCGGAGAATCGCAATTCCCTCACGAGCGAACTTCGAGAACAACTCGGTGACGCAATCGAGCGCGCTGAAGGCGATCGCGCCGTTCGCTCGGTGTTCCTCACCGCTGACGGACCCACGTTCTGCTCTGGCGGCGACCTCAAGATGCTGAAAACGGCGTGCGATCCATGGCCCGTGCATCGCCGCTTCCGCAATCTGAGCCGCTGGCTGACACCGCTGATCACGCTGGACAAACCCGTTGTTGTAGGCGTTCGAGGTGCGGCTGTGGGCGGCGGTATGGGACTCGCACTGACAGGCGACATGCTGATTGCTGGCGAAGGCGCCAGATTCATCACGGGCTTCTTCAGGATCGGCGCGCTTCCAGATATTGGCACCATGTACCACCTGCCTCGCCTGATCGGCATGGCGCGCGCAAAGAACCTGCTGTTTAGCGGCGCGACGATATCGGCGCAGGAAGCTTTGGACCTCGGACTGGTCGCCAAGGTGGTTCCTGACGATGAAGTCGAAGCTGCGGGCCTAGCAGAGGCAGCGCGTCTCGCCGAAGGACCCGCGGAAGTCATGGGGCTTGCGAAAACACTGATGGCACGAAGCTTTGAAACATCGCTTCATGACATGTTCGCCTTCGAAGGTCTCGGCCAGGCGTTGGCCATGTCGAGTCCGGAATTCCGCGAAGGTCTGGACGCAGCACTGGAGAGCCGTCGGCCGGACTTCGTGCACGCAGGAGCGGAGAAATAA
- a CDS encoding CaiB/BaiF CoA transferase family protein: protein MTDFDHLPPPREGARLKLLDGVRVLDLTTSVAGPYATLLLADLGATVVKIEQPGQGDDVRAWGPPFLDGESLWFLSVNRNKHSLTLDFRKPAGLDVLKRMVACADVVVVNRTASVQRKLGIDARSLQHINPRLIHASISGFGLEGERSELPCYDLIAEGYSGVMDLTGEAHTDPQKIGTPAADLLSGTDAALAVLAALVDRNRTGEGHCVDVSMVESMTRFMTPRIVPYLGSGEVPQRSGGRDSVIAVYQVFQAADAPLTIGLGNDGIWARFWAALGEPQTGNAPCYASNSERRQLRGEIVEKIQAIIATQSRDYWLDIFREARIPAGPINRVDEVAADAELHRRGFFYAATRDGVRIPQVGLGIHVDGNAQTYRKAPPRLGEDSDDVLRTWLDMNIDECERLRHDGVI, encoded by the coding sequence ATGACCGATTTCGACCATCTGCCGCCTCCGCGCGAAGGCGCACGCCTGAAACTGCTCGACGGCGTGCGTGTACTCGATCTGACCACCTCCGTGGCCGGCCCTTACGCCACGCTGCTGCTGGCCGATCTCGGCGCCACGGTCGTCAAGATCGAACAGCCCGGCCAGGGCGACGATGTACGCGCCTGGGGGCCGCCCTTTCTCGACGGCGAGTCGCTGTGGTTTCTCAGCGTCAATCGCAACAAGCACAGCCTGACACTGGATTTTCGCAAGCCTGCGGGACTGGACGTGCTCAAGCGCATGGTGGCCTGTGCCGACGTCGTTGTGGTCAACAGGACTGCTTCCGTACAACGCAAGCTCGGCATCGATGCCAGGAGTCTCCAGCACATCAATCCACGGCTGATTCACGCGTCGATCTCGGGGTTCGGGCTGGAGGGCGAGCGTAGCGAGCTGCCGTGTTACGACCTGATCGCCGAAGGTTATAGCGGCGTAATGGACCTCACGGGCGAGGCGCATACCGACCCGCAGAAGATCGGCACGCCCGCCGCCGATCTGCTCTCGGGCACCGACGCCGCGCTCGCGGTACTGGCCGCGCTTGTCGATCGCAATCGTACTGGCGAGGGACACTGCGTCGATGTGTCGATGGTCGAGAGCATGACGCGGTTCATGACGCCACGCATCGTGCCGTATCTGGGTTCGGGCGAGGTGCCGCAACGCTCCGGCGGGCGCGACAGCGTCATCGCGGTGTATCAGGTGTTTCAGGCCGCAGATGCACCGCTCACCATTGGCCTCGGCAACGATGGCATTTGGGCCAGGTTCTGGGCCGCACTCGGCGAGCCGCAGACCGGCAACGCGCCCTGCTACGCGAGCAACAGCGAACGACGGCAGTTACGCGGAGAGATCGTCGAGAAGATCCAGGCGATCATCGCCACGCAATCGCGCGACTATTGGCTCGACATATTTCGCGAGGCACGGATTCCGGCCGGGCCGATCAATCGGGTGGACGAGGTCGCCGCCGATGCGGAACTGCATCGGCGCGGGTTCTTCTACGCCGCAACGCGCGATGGTGTGCGCATACCGCAGGTGGGCCTCGGCATCCACGTGGACGGCAATGCGCAGACATATCGCAAGGCCCCGCCGCGTCTCGGTGAAGACAGTGATGACGTGCTTCGCACGTGGCTCGACATGAACATCGACGAGTGTGAGAGGCTGCGCCACGACGGTGTGATCTGA
- the leuD gene encoding 3-isopropylmalate dehydratase small subunit, giving the protein MEPFVTLDDVAAPLDRSNVDTDQILPARFLRRPRTDAYRNFLFRDMRFREDGSEVADFVLNQAPFRRARILVADRNFGGGSSREQAPWSLVDYGIRCVIASDFGEIFYRNSLKSGLLPVELDIGTCIALREQLHANPGATLRVDLVRQIVTAPDGATYGFRIDPFRRRCLLEGLDEVGLTLEYDSDIAQFEQSYRQRFDWLF; this is encoded by the coding sequence ATGGAACCGTTCGTTACGCTCGACGATGTCGCTGCGCCGCTGGACCGATCGAATGTCGACACTGACCAGATATTGCCCGCCCGATTCTTGCGCCGGCCGCGCACGGACGCGTACCGGAACTTCCTGTTCCGCGACATGCGCTTTCGCGAGGACGGTAGCGAGGTTGCGGATTTCGTGCTGAACCAGGCACCGTTTCGCCGCGCTCGCATTCTTGTGGCGGACCGCAATTTCGGCGGCGGATCGAGCCGCGAGCAGGCGCCCTGGAGTCTAGTGGACTACGGTATTCGCTGCGTGATCGCGTCGGACTTCGGTGAAATCTTCTATCGCAATTCGCTGAAGAGTGGGCTGCTGCCCGTCGAACTGGATATCGGTACCTGCATCGCGCTACGCGAGCAACTCCACGCGAATCCGGGCGCGACGCTACGTGTCGATCTGGTCCGGCAAATTGTGACGGCACCCGACGGTGCCACCTACGGATTCAGGATCGATCCGTTTCGAAGACGCTGCCTGCTCGAAGGCCTGGACGAAGTCGGTTTGACTCTGGAGTACGACAGTGACATCGCCCAGTTCGAGCAATCCTACCGCCAGCGGTTCGATTGGCTTTTTTAA
- a CDS encoding class I adenylate-forming enzyme family protein codes for MHDPAAARRHYLKGIWQTDTMYSLAKRHSAERGSAFAVRDGSRRLTWSAVVAWADAVAADLHDSGLRSGDRVSIWLPNRIETVVIMLACSRNGYVCNPSLHQNYTVTEIVTMLGRIDCRALFAQPGWGADANTANIFARATDLAHMKRVYALPPLRTEEIQLPTGGIHPMPYPGQGSRIPLPPPSTNPDQVVYLAFTSGTTGTPKGVMHSDNTLLANGRALVADWGQDENTVLLTLSPMSHHVATVGLEQVLVAGCELVMYDPLAGVTPFDWIESTGATYVMGVPTHAMDLLQEVEKRGATRLGAVKFFYMAGSLIPTETARKLLSLGAKPQNVYGMTENGSHQYTKPTATVETITGTCGKSCPGYEIRLWQPDSPDLEAAPGEVGEIGGRGGLLMLGYFNNQTATESSFNSSGWFMSGDLGRFDEAGNLEIVGRKKDLIIRGGHNIHPSHIEEYAHRHPGIKKAAAFGVADPRLGEKVCLAIICNGAAPDAEEILAHLAREGLSKFDMPEYFLALPAFPLTASGKILKRELMLQVENGQLQPMAVRYRAA; via the coding sequence TTGCACGATCCCGCGGCCGCGCGACGCCATTACCTCAAAGGCATCTGGCAGACCGACACGATGTACTCGCTCGCAAAGCGTCATTCGGCGGAACGAGGCAGCGCCTTCGCCGTGCGCGACGGCTCGCGGAGGCTGACCTGGAGTGCAGTCGTCGCCTGGGCCGACGCGGTGGCGGCTGATCTGCACGACAGTGGCCTGCGCAGCGGTGACCGAGTCTCGATCTGGTTGCCAAACCGGATCGAAACCGTGGTCATCATGCTGGCGTGCTCGCGCAACGGCTATGTATGCAACCCGTCCCTGCACCAGAACTACACCGTGACGGAAATCGTCACGATGCTGGGGCGCATCGATTGCCGTGCGCTCTTCGCGCAACCGGGGTGGGGAGCCGACGCCAACACCGCCAACATTTTCGCGCGCGCAACCGATCTGGCGCATATGAAACGCGTCTATGCGCTACCGCCGCTGCGCACAGAGGAGATTCAGCTGCCGACCGGCGGCATCCACCCCATGCCTTATCCTGGGCAAGGATCGCGCATCCCGCTTCCGCCACCGAGCACCAATCCGGACCAGGTTGTGTACCTCGCTTTCACGAGCGGCACGACAGGTACGCCGAAAGGCGTGATGCACAGCGACAACACGTTGCTGGCCAACGGCCGTGCCCTCGTCGCCGACTGGGGGCAAGACGAGAACACGGTGCTGTTGACCCTCAGCCCGATGAGTCACCATGTTGCGACGGTCGGACTCGAACAGGTTCTTGTCGCGGGTTGCGAGCTCGTCATGTACGACCCCCTCGCGGGCGTGACTCCATTCGACTGGATCGAGTCGACGGGCGCGACCTACGTCATGGGCGTGCCCACGCACGCGATGGACTTACTGCAGGAAGTCGAGAAACGCGGCGCGACGCGGCTCGGCGCTGTGAAGTTTTTCTACATGGCCGGGAGCCTTATTCCGACCGAGACCGCGCGCAAGCTGTTGTCACTGGGGGCAAAGCCTCAGAACGTCTATGGCATGACGGAGAACGGTTCCCATCAGTACACCAAGCCGACGGCCACCGTCGAAACCATCACCGGCACGTGCGGCAAATCGTGTCCGGGCTACGAGATCAGGCTGTGGCAGCCAGACAGCCCGGATCTGGAGGCCGCGCCGGGCGAGGTCGGAGAGATTGGCGGACGCGGTGGCCTGCTGATGCTCGGCTACTTCAACAATCAAACTGCGACTGAGTCTTCGTTCAACAGCAGCGGCTGGTTCATGAGTGGCGATCTCGGACGTTTCGACGAAGCAGGCAACCTTGAGATCGTCGGCCGCAAAAAGGATCTCATCATCCGCGGCGGTCACAACATTCATCCCAGCCACATCGAAGAGTACGCACACCGCCACCCCGGCATCAAGAAAGCTGCGGCCTTCGGCGTCGCCGATCCGCGCCTGGGTGAGAAGGTTTGTCTTGCCATCATCTGCAATGGCGCGGCCCCGGACGCGGAGGAAATCCTGGCGCATCTCGCGCGGGAAGGTCTGTCCAAGTTTGATATGCCGGAATACTTTCTTGCACTGCCGGCATTTCCATTAACTGCCAGTGGCAAGATTCTCAAGCGCGAGCTGATGCTGCAGGTCGAGAATGGGCAACTGCAACCCATGGCCGTACGCTATCGCGCCGCCTGA